In Segnochrobactrum spirostomi, the DNA window ACACGACCGCGCGCTATTCGCCCACTTGGTCGCACTCGACGAAGATCGAAATCGTCGTCTGGACCATCCCCATCCTCATCGTCGCGACGCTCGCCGTCCTGATCTGGCGAACGACCCACGCGCTCGACCCCTACCGGCCGCTCGCCTCCGAGGTTCCACCGATCAATGTCGAGGTCGTCGCGCTCGATTGGAAATGGCTGTTCATCTACCCAGACTACGGGATCGCGACGGTCAATTCCCTCACCGTTCCGGTCGGCGCGCCGATCAATTTCCGCCTGACCTCCGCGTCGATGATGAACTCGTTCTTCATCCCGCAGCTCGGCAGCCAGATCTACGCGATGGCCGGGATGCAGACGAAGCTGCACCTCATCGCCGACGCGCCGGGCACCTATGCCGGCCGCTCCTCGGCGTTCAGCGGTCCGGGCTTCTCCGACATGCGCTTCGACACGGTCGCCGTCCCGCGGGCCGAGTTCGAGACCTGGGTTCAGAGCGCCCGCACGGCGTTCGCGACGAAGGTCCTCGACGACGCGACGTACCGCGCCCTCGCGCGGCCCAGCGTCAAGGCGCCGCCGACCCTCTACGGACGCGTGGAGCCAGGCCTCTTCGACGGCATCGCCGATGCTTTCATGGCGGGCCGCATGTCGACGCTCGCGTTCAACGAGGCCCTTTGCACGGTCGACGGACCGCTCTCGCGGAGACTCAACTGATGTTCGGCAAGCTCACGCTCGATGCGATCCCCCTGCACGAGCCCATCATCATGGGCACCGGCGTCGTCGTCGCCCTCGGAGGGATCGCCGTCCTGGCTTTGATCACCTATTACCGGCTCTGGGGCTATCTCTGGTCGGAATGGATCACGAGCGTCGATCACAAGAAGATCGGCGTCCTTTATTTCGGCCTCGGGCTGATCATGCTGCTCCGCGGCTTCGCCGACGCGATCATGATGCGCGCGCAGCAGGCGATGGCCGCGAACGATGCCGCCGGCTATCTGCCGCCGCACCATTATGATCAGATCTTCACGGCGCACGGCGTGATCATGATCTTCTTCGTCGCGACGCCGTTCATCCTCGGCCTGATGAACGTCGTGGTGCCGCTCCAGATCGGCGCCCGCGACGTCGCCTTTCCCTTCGTCAATTCCCTCGGCTTCTGGCTGTCGGCCGTCGGCGCCATCCTGGTCATGGTCTCGATGTGGATCGGCGACTTCGCCGCGACCGGATGGGTCGCCTATCCGCCCTTGTCCGGCATCGCCTACAGTCCGACGACGGGAGTCGATTATTATATCTGGTCGCTGCAGATCTCGGGGCTCGGGACGACGCTTGCCGGCATCAATTTCGTCGTCACCATCCTCAAAATGCGGGCGCCGGGCCTCGACATGATGAAGCTGCCGGTCTTCGTCTGGACCGCGCTCATCACCAACATCCTGATCGTGGCGATCTTCCCCGTTCTGACGGCGACGCTCGCCCTGCTCGCGATGGATCGCTATTTCGACATGCACTTCTTCACCAACGAGCTTGGTGGGAATGCGATGATGTACATCAACCTGATCTGGATCTGGGGCCACCCGGAAGTCTACGTCCTGATCCTCCCCTGCTTCGGTGTCTATTCGGAGGTGATCGCGACCTTCTCCGGCAAGCCGTTGTTCGGGTACAAGTCGATGGTGTACGCCACCGCATCGATCGGCGTCTTGTCGTTCTTCGTCTGGTTGCACCACTTCTTCACGATGGGGTCAGGTGCCAACGTCAACGCTTTCTTCGGCATCATGACGACGATCATCTCGATCCCGACCGGCGTGAAGCTCTTCAACTGGCTGTTCACGATGTACGAGGGCCGCATTCGTTTCCATTCGGCGACGCTGTGGACGATCGGCTTCATGTTCACCTTCGTCATCGGCGGCATGACCGGCGTTCTTCTCGCCGTGCCGGGCGCGGACTTCGTGCTGCACAATTCGCTGTTCCTCGTCGCGCACTTCCACAACGTCATCATCGGAGGCGTCGTCTATGGCTGCCTC includes these proteins:
- the cyoA gene encoding ubiquinol oxidase subunit II, producing the protein MPTPIIDASGKGSDIVSLQVPQHRLTALLRPHRRPSPGRLRGGVTIAERISAVGRAALPFLLLPLASCNQLVLLDPKGAIGEQEKDLILIASGLMLLVVIPVMVLTLVFAWRYRAGNTTARYSPTWSHSTKIEIVVWTIPILIVATLAVLIWRTTHALDPYRPLASEVPPINVEVVALDWKWLFIYPDYGIATVNSLTVPVGAPINFRLTSASMMNSFFIPQLGSQIYAMAGMQTKLHLIADAPGTYAGRSSAFSGPGFSDMRFDTVAVPRAEFETWVQSARTAFATKVLDDATYRALARPSVKAPPTLYGRVEPGLFDGIADAFMAGRMSTLAFNEALCTVDGPLSRRLN